The following proteins are encoded in a genomic region of Arachis stenosperma cultivar V10309 chromosome 4, arast.V10309.gnm1.PFL2, whole genome shotgun sequence:
- the LOC130977075 gene encoding probable serine/threonine-protein kinase WNK5 produces MNKGRFGECNGNCGDGVMKQAQFGYVETDPSGRYGRLKDVLGKGAMKTVYRAFDEYLGIEVAWNQVHLGDAFHSAEQLQRLYSEVHLLKHLTHKSMMIFYGSWIDLNRKTFNFITELFTSGTLREYRQKYRRVEMRVLKNWARQILSGLEYLHSNNPPVIHRDLKCDNIFVNGHLGQVKIGDLGLAAILLSSKHAHSVIGTPEFMAPELYEEEYNELVDIYSFGMCMIEMLTFEFPYSECFNPAQIYKKVISGKLPNAYYKIKDFEAQRFVGKCLAHVSKRPSAKELLLDPFLAIDDPIASPLMPIIKLPTNQALKLNATVEVAKSTDMTITGSMNEVDINTVFLKVKISDANGHTRNVFFPFDTIKDTAMEVAMEMVKELEISHVEPLEIAAMIDHEVSALVPTWRDPSCFHQQHQRQDSFNYEEEDEDINNHHPFFLPSSSSSSSSSTTPSSGSLNMSCSSYKTRFNNNGNTCPSQWPQEDPLSMNDDASSLSSMNSIKCSNVQYCDNSSSRNEENENNNNVPTTTKVLKGHFDEGLFEEANYTNKQLCNPRIRNTCNNKNHCMCNNNGHGHGWPRLTRIQSCVEERRTQHLQRLIMLEEMCKFKNNTVGTMENIGFLNLERGRRCFGTR; encoded by the exons ATGAATAAGGGGAGATTTGGAGAGTGCAATGGTAATTGTGGTGATGGAGTTATGAAGCAGGCTCAGTTTGGATATGTTGAAACTGATCCTTCTGGAAGATATGGTCGT TTGAAGGATGTGCTAGGCAAAGGAGCAATGAAAACAGTGTACAGAGCATTTGATGAGTACCTTGGAATAGAAGTGGCATGGAACCAAGTGCACCTTGGTGATGCATTTCATTCAGCAGAACAACTTCAACGTCTTTATTCAGAGGTTCATCTCCTCAAGCACCTCACCCACAAATCAATGATGATCTTCTATGGTTCTTGGATTGATCTCAATCGCAAAACCTTCAACTTTATCACCGAATTGTTCACTTCCGGTACCCTTAGAGAGTATAGGCAGAAGTATAGAAGAGTGGAAATGAGAGTGCTCAAGAATTGGGCACGCCAGATTCTGAGTGGATTGGAGTATTTGCACAGCAACAACCCACCTGTCATCCATAGAGACCTCAAATGTGACAATATCTTTGTCAATGGCCATTTGGGCCAAGTCAAAATTGGTGACTTAGGCCTTGCAGCTATACTTCTTAGCTCCAAACATGCTCACAGTGTTATag GCACACCAGAGTTCATGGCACCAGAGTTGTATGAAGAAGAGTACAATGAGCTTGTAGACATATACTCATTTGGGATGTGCATGATTGAGATGCTTACTTTTGAGTTCCCATATAGTGAATGCTTCAACCCTGCTCAAATATACAAGAAAGTTATTTCG GGTAAGCTACCAAATGCATATTACAAGATCAAAGATTTTGAAGCCCAAAGATTTGTGGGGAAATGTTTGGCACATGTGTCAAAGAGGCCATCGGCAAAGGAGCTATTGTTGGACCCATTTTTGGCCATTGATGATCCAATTGCTTCACCGTTAATGCCAATCATAAAACTACCCacaaatcaagctttgaagctTAATGCAACTGTAGAAGTTGCAAAGAGCACAGACATGACCATCACTGGGTCAATGAATGAGGTGGACATCAATACTGTTTTTCTTAAAGTGAAGATTTCTGACGCTAATG GGCACACAAGAAACGTGTTCTTTCCATTTGACACAATAAAGGACACAGCTATGGAGGTAGCCATGGAAATGGTAAAGGAACTTGAAATCAGCCACGTGGAACCATTGGAGATTGCTGCAATGATAGATCATGAGGTATCAGCTTTAGTTCCAACTTGGAGGGACCCTTCTTGTTTTCATCAACAACACCAAAGACAGGATAGCTTTAactatgaagaagaagatgaagacataAATAACCATCATCCTTTCTTCTTACCATCATCATCGtcatcgtcatcatcatcaacaactCCATCTTCTGGCTCACTCAACATGTCTTGTTCCTCATACAAGACCCGTTTTAATAATAATGGGAATACTTGTCCCTCTCAATGGCCTCAAG AGGATCCATTATCAATGAATGATGATGCAAGCTCTCTAAGCTCAATGAACTCCATCAAATGTTCCAATGTTCAGTACTGTGACaactcatcatcaagaaatgaagaaaatgagaacaataataatgtaccaacaacaacaaaagtGTTGAAGGGCCATTTTGATGAAGGGCTATTTGAAGAAGCTAATTACACCAATAAACAACTTTGCAACCCAAGAATAAGGAACACTTGCAATAATAAAAATCATTGCATGTGTAATAATAATGGTCATGGACATGGATGGCCTAGACTAACGAGGATTCAATCTTGCGTGGAAGAGAGGAGAACCCAACATCTTCAACGTTTGATTATGTTGGAGGAGATGTGCAAATTCAAGAATAACACTGTTGGAACCATGGAGAACATTGGGTTTTTGAACCTGGAAAGAGGTCGCAGATGCTTTGGTACTCGTTGA